Proteins encoded together in one Ptiloglossa arizonensis isolate GNS036 chromosome 9, iyPtiAriz1_principal, whole genome shotgun sequence window:
- the LOC143151341 gene encoding ubiquitin-conjugating enzyme E2 S, translating into MAAVSSISNVENLSPQIIRRVAKEMSELAAQPPEGIRVILNEEDVTDIQAIIEGPLGTPYAGGFFRVKLALGKDFPQGPPKAFFLTKIFHPNVAKNGEICVNTLKKDWKSDLGIKHILLTVKCLLIVPNAESALNEEAGKLLLQRYDDYSERAKMMTEIHAQGGGKGCKAGLESCASSEVGGSLPKKHAGDKKLSAEKKKMLKDKKRTLKRL; encoded by the exons ATGGCTGCTGTAAGTTCT ATATCAAATGTCGAAAACTTATCTCCACAAATTATTCGGCGTGTAGCCAAGGAAATGAGCGAATTAGCAGCACAACCACCCGAGGGTATTCGTGTTATTTTGAACGAAGAAGATGTTACTGACATTCAAGCTATTATCGAAGGACCCT tGGGAACGCCATATGCTGGCGGTTTCTTTAGAGTAAAATTAGCTCTCGGCAAAGACTTTCCTCAAGGACCACCAAAGGCATTTTTTCTTACAAAGATTTTTCATCCAAATGTTgcgaaaaatggagaaatatgtGTCAATACTTTAAAAAAAGATTGGAAATCAGATCTCGGAATTAAACATATATTACTG ACTGTAAAATGTCTCTTAATAGTGCCAAATGCAGAATCTGCTTTAAACGAAGAAGCTGGTAAATTACTTCTACAAAGGTATGATGATTACTCGGAGCGAGCAAAAATGATGACAGAAATACATGCACAG GGAGGTGGAAAAGGCTGCAAAGCAGGTCTGGAAAGTTGTGCTTCCTCTGAAGTTGGAGGATCTCTCCCAAAAAAACATGCAGGAGATAAAAAACTATCagcggaaaagaaaaaaatgttaaaagacAAGAAGAGGACACTCAAAAGATTATAA
- the Arl6ip1 gene encoding ADP-ribosylation factor-like 6 interacting protein 1 has translation MTDSAGTEREKHMKQLKRRMECWREVILPLNSILLWERSWNPGLIVGITSTIFFLIWVLEPALLTIISISLLVLALIDYLVPPLTSFLCTVNSWTGQKEKKLNEICQNLSVTILQLQSLWRSMLQTRNDRPHVYYAGIITCLIICTWIGSTINNLLLFYIAVNTILLMPGLRHKGRAMSAITFVRDYLSHAKKS, from the exons ATGACTGATAGTGCGGGAACAGAGCGG GAAAAGCATATGAAACAATTAAAGCGTAGAATGGAATGCTGGCGTGAAGTAATACTTCCATTGAACTCCATTCTATTATGGGAACGTTCTTGGAACCCTGGGCTTATAGTTGGAATTACAAGCACAATATTCTT TTTGATATGGGTTTTGGAACCTGCTCTACTTACAATAATATCTATATCACTCCTTGTGTTGGCCTTGATCGATTATCTTGTTCCACCTCTGACATCTTTTTTGTGTACAGTCAATAGCTGGACAGgtcaaaaagagaaaaagttgaatgaaatttgtcaaaatttgtctgtaacaattttacaattacaaaGTCTATGGAGATCAATGTTACAAACACGAAACGATCGTCCTCACGTT TATTATGCAGGAATAATAACTTGCCTCATTATTTGTACATGGATCGGAAGTACTATTAACAATTTACTTCTATTTTACATTGCAG TGAACACTATTTTACTTATGCCAGGACTCAGACACAAAGGACGTGCAATGTCAGCTATAACGTTTGTACGCGATTATTTGTCTCATGCTAAAAAATCATAA